The Brachyspira hyodysenteriae ATCC 27164 genome includes a window with the following:
- a CDS encoding chemotaxis protein CheW: MAEQTEQQPIESTENRVDLEDSTNLVTFRLGSGEYAIDIMQAKEIIKMEKITLIPNAPDFVEGVINLRGNIIPIIDLKKRFNLEETEGDKNTGIIIVKIEDVDMGIIIDSISKVVSISNSDIQPPPPMLSGIGQKYIKGVGKLEDKLLVVLDLEKLFTTDEEEEETASADS, translated from the coding sequence ATGGCAGAGCAGACAGAGCAACAACCTATTGAAAGTACCGAAAATAGAGTTGACCTCGAAGATAGTACAAACCTTGTTACTTTTAGATTAGGCAGCGGTGAGTATGCTATAGACATCATGCAGGCTAAAGAGATAATCAAAATGGAAAAGATTACTCTCATTCCTAATGCCCCAGATTTCGTTGAAGGCGTAATAAATTTGCGCGGTAATATTATACCTATAATCGACTTAAAAAAGAGATTCAATTTAGAAGAAACAGAAGGCGATAAAAATACTGGTATTATCATAGTAAAAATAGAAGATGTTGATATGGGAATAATCATTGACTCTATTTCTAAGGTAGTATCAATTTCTAATTCTGATATTCAGCCTCCTCCTCCAATGCTTTCAGGTATAGGTCAGAAATATATTAAAGGTGTAGGTAAATTAGAAGATAAATTATTAGTTGTTTTAGACCTAGAAAAACTATTTACTACAGATGAAGAAGAGGAAGAAACTGCTTCTGCTGATAGTTAA